One Dethiosulfovibrio faecalis genomic window carries:
- a CDS encoding tetratricopeptide repeat protein: MGLFVRLAAVAVTVGLFGTAAFSAPMTVAIGDFNARGASYSVGQSVVEMLYSRLAGNRAFRLVERGQLDQVARQQKIAMSGMVSQESAVEIGRIVGAKYYVQGAVSHFGVLTILMARLMDVERRTVVAAYQSMTDEGEKGVTLAVRTLAADVLSSLTGPAPTGSAMDDYRSYLYEAMAFYNQGDYGRSIRYWDKMVEMSPKNPTLRFIVAAMYYSRERFRDAELSAKEAVAFDPGFAEAWLLAGKSLFMRGKDYEATDYLEKAVDLRPELAEPYFLIGQAYKNRGRLEDAMEYFSIAIGKDPGYQGAYVAMGQMLLEAAQLDLARKVLARAVELDGTDPGARFLLGTTMALDGDDKGARGQLETLRGLDRGLAEKLEELLR; the protein is encoded by the coding sequence ATGGGCCTTTTCGTCCGTCTCGCTGCGGTAGCCGTCACGGTCGGATTGTTCGGAACGGCTGCCTTTTCCGCCCCTATGACCGTGGCGATAGGGGATTTCAACGCGAGGGGAGCCAGCTACTCCGTAGGTCAGTCGGTGGTGGAGATGCTCTACTCCAGGCTGGCCGGTAACAGGGCCTTTCGATTGGTTGAGAGGGGCCAGCTGGATCAGGTGGCCAGGCAGCAGAAAATCGCCATGTCCGGAATGGTGAGCCAGGAGAGCGCGGTCGAGATCGGTCGGATCGTAGGGGCCAAGTACTACGTGCAGGGGGCCGTGAGCCACTTCGGGGTGCTCACCATACTGATGGCCAGACTGATGGACGTCGAGCGCCGTACTGTCGTGGCTGCCTATCAGTCCATGACCGACGAGGGAGAAAAGGGCGTGACCCTGGCGGTTCGCACCCTCGCCGCCGACGTGCTGTCCTCCCTTACGGGACCGGCCCCTACCGGAAGCGCCATGGACGACTACAGAAGCTATCTGTACGAGGCGATGGCTTTCTACAACCAGGGGGACTACGGTCGGTCCATAAGGTACTGGGACAAGATGGTGGAGATGAGTCCCAAGAATCCGACGCTGCGTTTTATAGTGGCGGCGATGTACTACAGCCGCGAGAGATTTAGAGACGCCGAACTGTCGGCGAAGGAGGCGGTCGCCTTCGATCCCGGTTTCGCCGAGGCCTGGCTGTTGGCGGGGAAGAGCCTCTTCATGAGGGGGAAGGACTACGAGGCCACCGATTATCTGGAGAAGGCGGTAGACCTCCGGCCGGAGTTGGCCGAACCCTATTTTCTCATAGGCCAGGCATACAAGAACAGAGGTCGCCTGGAGGACGCCATGGAGTATTTTTCCATCGCAATAGGCAAGGATCCCGGCTATCAGGGGGCCTACGTCGCCATGGGACAGATGCTGCTCGAGGCGGCCCAGCTGGACCTGGCCCGCAAGGTCCTGGCCAGGGCGGTGGAGCTGGACGGTACCGATCCGGGGGCCCGTTTTCTGCTGGGAACTACCATGGCTCTGGATGGAGACGATAAAGGGGCCCGGGGCCAGTTGGAGACCCTGAGAGGTCTGGACCGGGGGCTGGCGGAAAAACTGGAGGAACTTCTGAGATGA